One segment of Myxocyprinus asiaticus isolate MX2 ecotype Aquarium Trade chromosome 41, UBuf_Myxa_2, whole genome shotgun sequence DNA contains the following:
- the h3f3d gene encoding H3 histone, family 3D has protein sequence MARTKQTARKSTGGKAPRKQLATKAARKSAPSTGGVKKPHRYRPGTVALREIRRYQKSTELLIRKLPFQRLVREIAQDFKTDLRFQSAAIGALQEASEAYLVGLFEDTNLCAIHAKRVTIMPKDIQLARRIRGERA, from the exons ATGGCACGTACAAAACAGACCGCCCGTAAATCCACCGGTGGCAAAGCCCCCAGGAAACAACTGGCCACAAAGGCGGCCAGGAAGAGTGCGCCCTCAACTGGTGGAGTCAAGAAGCCCCACAGATACCG TCCTGGAACTGTAGCTCTTCGTGAGATCCGTCGGTACCAGAAGTCCACGGAGTTGCTGATCCGCAAGCTTCCATTCCAGCGTCTGGTTCGTGAGATCGCTCAGGACTTCAAAACTGACTTGCGTTTTCAGAGCGCAGCCATTGGTGCCTTGCAG GAGGCAAGTGAAGCATACCTGGTCGGTCTGTTTGAGGACACCAACTTGTGTGCCATCCATGCCAAACGTGTCACCATCATGCCCAAAGACATCCAGCTGGCCCGTCGAATCCGTGGAGAGCGTGCTTAA
- the LOC127431580 gene encoding peroxisomal 2,4-dienoyl-CoA reductase [(3E)-enoyl-CoA-producing] isoform X1, translating to MAEKPQLVNNSPEDIQTDDCINTYTYIYSPDLLIDQVAFITGGGSGIGFRIAEVFMRHGCDTVIASRNLEKLVEAAKKLTSATGRRCLPIVMDVRQPETISAAVEETLKEFGRIDILINNAAGNFLCPATSLSFNAFKTVMEIDTMGTFNTSKVIYDKWFKDHGGSIVNISATLGYRGQALQVHAGSAKAANDAMTKHLAVEWGPSGVRVNTVAPGPISGTEGYRRLGGTHAETAGAFRSIPLQRAGNKTEMAHAVLFLASRAASYVTGSILVADGGAWLTSANDVERLLGFWSAETRKDK from the exons ATGGCAGAGAAACCTCAGCTGGTCAATAATTCACCAGAGGACATTCAGACTGATGACTGTATAAacacttacacttacatttacagtCCTGATCTGCTCAT TGATCAGGTGGCGTTTATCACAGGTGGAGGGTCAGGTATTGGCTTTCGAATAGCAGAAGTTTTCATGAG ACATGGTTGTGACACGGTGATCGCCAGCAGAAACCTGGAGAAACTCGTTGAG GCAGCCAAGAAGTTGACCAGTGCTACGGGCAGGCGGTGTTTGCCCATAGTGATGGATGTCCGTCAACCCGAGACGATTTCTGCTGCCGTGGAAGAAACGCTGAAGGAGTTTGGACGCATTGACATACTTATTAACA aTGCAGCAGGAAATTTTCTGTGTCCTGCTACATCATTGTCATTTAACGCATTTAAGACCGTAATGGAGATTGACACCATGGGAACTTTCAACACCAGTAAAGTGATATATGACAAATGGTTCAAG GATCATGGTGGCTCCATTGTAAACATTTCCGCCACACTGGGGTACAGAGGTCAGGCGCTCCAGGTGCATGCTGGGTCAGCAAAAGCTGCAAATG ATGCCATGACCAAACATTTGGCAGTAGAGTGGGGTCCCAGTGGTGTTAGGGTGAATACAGTGGCTCCAGGGCCCATCTCTGGCACAGAAGGATACCGTAGACTGG GTGGTACCCATGCCGAGACAGCAGGGGCGTTTCGCAGCATCCCGTTGCAAAGGGCCGGCAATAAGACAGAGATGGCACATGCGGTTCTGTTCCTGGCCAGTCGTGCTGCTTCATACGTCACTGGCTCTATACTGGTTGCTGATGGAGGGGCGTGGCTCACCTCTGCAAATGACGTGGAACGGCTGCTGG
- the LOC127431580 gene encoding peroxisomal 2,4-dienoyl-CoA reductase [(3E)-enoyl-CoA-producing] isoform X2 produces MAEKPQLVNNSPEDIQTDDCINTYTYIYSPDLLIDQVAFITGGGSGIGFRIAEVFMRHGCDTVIASRNLEKLVEAAKKLTSATGRRCLPIVMDVRQPETISAAVEETLKEFGRIDILINNAAGNFLCPATSLSFNAFKTVMEIDTMGTFNTSKVIYDKWFKDHGGSIVNISATLGYRGQALQVHAGSAKAANDAMTKHLAVEWGPSGVRVNTVAPGPISGTEGYRRLGGTHAETAGAFRSIPLQRAGNKTEMAHAVLFLASRAASYVTGSILVADGGAWLTSANDVERLLGILSSRSAKL; encoded by the exons ATGGCAGAGAAACCTCAGCTGGTCAATAATTCACCAGAGGACATTCAGACTGATGACTGTATAAacacttacacttacatttacagtCCTGATCTGCTCAT TGATCAGGTGGCGTTTATCACAGGTGGAGGGTCAGGTATTGGCTTTCGAATAGCAGAAGTTTTCATGAG ACATGGTTGTGACACGGTGATCGCCAGCAGAAACCTGGAGAAACTCGTTGAG GCAGCCAAGAAGTTGACCAGTGCTACGGGCAGGCGGTGTTTGCCCATAGTGATGGATGTCCGTCAACCCGAGACGATTTCTGCTGCCGTGGAAGAAACGCTGAAGGAGTTTGGACGCATTGACATACTTATTAACA aTGCAGCAGGAAATTTTCTGTGTCCTGCTACATCATTGTCATTTAACGCATTTAAGACCGTAATGGAGATTGACACCATGGGAACTTTCAACACCAGTAAAGTGATATATGACAAATGGTTCAAG GATCATGGTGGCTCCATTGTAAACATTTCCGCCACACTGGGGTACAGAGGTCAGGCGCTCCAGGTGCATGCTGGGTCAGCAAAAGCTGCAAATG ATGCCATGACCAAACATTTGGCAGTAGAGTGGGGTCCCAGTGGTGTTAGGGTGAATACAGTGGCTCCAGGGCCCATCTCTGGCACAGAAGGATACCGTAGACTGG GTGGTACCCATGCCGAGACAGCAGGGGCGTTTCGCAGCATCCCGTTGCAAAGGGCCGGCAATAAGACAGAGATGGCACATGCGGTTCTGTTCCTGGCCAGTCGTGCTGCTTCATACGTCACTGGCTCTATACTGGTTGCTGATGGAGGGGCGTGGCTCACCTCTGCAAATGACGTGGAACGGCTGCTGGGTATACTTTCATCTCGCTCTGCAAAACTTTGA
- the LOC127431599 gene encoding protein ccsmst1 has translation MSTAGQRACSNLSRFSLYHHIFTNTRQGTLRPCATRTLSMTSQLYAKSRKPPDDNDEEISKPIKFSTSKASHRTWNVDRSLGSTYQRPWWKVLPISVFGLGFLLWCIFREESEIDESLEKHLYEHLPELLSDEEEESVKSKP, from the exons ATGTCAACTGCAGGACAACGAGCCTGCTCTAATTTATCTCGATTTTCTTTATATCACCATATTTTCACCAACACAAGACAGGGCACTTTAAG ACCTTGTGCCACAAGGACGTTGTCCATGACATCACAGCTTTACGCAAAGTCCAGAAAACCTCCTGATGACAATGATGAAGAAATTTCCAAACCCATCAAGTTCTCCACCAGCAAAGCCAGCCACCGAACCTGGAATGTGGACCGCTCGCTGGGCAGCACTTACCAGCGGCCCTGGTGGAAAGTTTTACCCATCAGCGTATTTGGATTGGGCTTCCTCCTCTGGTGCATCTTCAGGGAAGAGTCAGAGATAGACGAGTCTCTGGAGAAACATCTGTATGAACATTTACCAGAACTGTTGTCAGATGAAGAGGAAGAAAGTGTCAAAAGCAAACCATGA